Proteins from a single region of Gossypium arboreum isolate Shixiya-1 chromosome 1, ASM2569848v2, whole genome shotgun sequence:
- the LOC108463228 gene encoding auxin-induced protein 6B-like, producing MSPGLGKCSKIRHIVRLRQMLRRWRNKARLSASRIPSDVPAGHVAVYVGTSCRRFVVRLTYLNHPVFKKLLIQAEEEYGFTNQGPLSIPCDETVFEEVIRFISRSDSGHSGKFTCIEDFKGNCHVGIRSKFDLWTESRPLLHGFVEKTIW from the coding sequence ATGTCGCCGGGGCTTGGCAAATGCAGCAAAATCCGCCACATTGTGAGGCTTCGCCAAATGCTGCGGCGGTGGAGAAACAAGGCCCGCCTGTCGGCCAGTCGCATCCCGTCCGATGTGCCGGCGGGACATGTGGCGGTCTATGTGGGGACGAGTTGCAGGAGATTCGTGGTGCGGTTGACGTACCTGAACCACCCCGTCTTTAAGAAACTCCTTATCCAAGCCGAGGAAGAGTACGGCTTCACTAATCAAGGCCCGTTGTCGATCCCCTGCGACGAGACCGTTTTCGAAGAAGTGATACGATTTATTTCCCGTTCGGATTCGGGTCACTCCGGTAAGTTCACATGCATCGAGGACTTTAAAGGAAACTGTCACGTAGGAATCAGGAGTAAGTTCGATTTGTGGACCGAATCTCGACCGTTACTTCATGGGTTCGTTGAGAAAACAATTTGGTAA